The proteins below come from a single Iocasia fonsfrigidae genomic window:
- the dinB gene encoding DNA polymerase IV — protein sequence MVLEIMHIDMDAFFAAAEQLDNPELKGKPVIVGGTKLSKRGVVSTASYEARRYGVHSAMSIVEARKLCPDGIFLPGRRQRYAELSERVFAIFAKYTPLIEKLSIDEAFLDLTGCHRLFGSSVQIGKAIRQEIKEKIGLTASVGLAPNKFLAKLASEVDKPDGFYIIKEDEIDDFLLNLPVGKIWGIGEKTADILLERGIKTVGQLRQLSINLLSSLFGKAGERLYYLSRGIDRRSVEVNNELKSISYEETFQDDLSDKHRLYARLAVMSSKIARRLRMYSLQGSTVSIKVRYGDFRTYTRRLTMAVPTSADDTIYSTAKRLLNKEGLLNKPIRLLGVGVSNFSTGDKKQLSLFSDRIKEEKLSRTIDGIKDRYGDSIIKKARNLE from the coding sequence ATGGTATTAGAAATAATGCATATTGATATGGATGCTTTTTTTGCTGCTGCAGAACAACTTGATAACCCTGAACTTAAAGGAAAACCGGTTATTGTTGGGGGAACAAAATTAAGTAAACGTGGTGTTGTATCTACAGCTTCTTATGAAGCCCGCAGATATGGTGTTCATTCTGCAATGTCTATAGTTGAAGCTAGGAAATTGTGTCCTGATGGTATTTTTCTACCAGGTAGGCGACAGAGGTATGCTGAATTATCAGAAAGGGTTTTTGCGATCTTTGCTAAGTACACACCATTAATTGAGAAACTTTCTATAGATGAGGCTTTTCTTGATTTGACAGGTTGTCATCGCCTTTTTGGTAGTTCAGTTCAGATCGGTAAGGCTATTAGACAAGAGATAAAAGAAAAAATAGGTTTGACGGCTTCCGTTGGTCTTGCTCCCAATAAATTTCTTGCTAAACTTGCCTCAGAAGTTGATAAACCAGATGGATTTTATATTATTAAGGAGGATGAAATAGATGATTTTTTACTCAATTTACCAGTTGGGAAAATATGGGGTATAGGTGAAAAAACAGCTGATATTCTGCTTGAGCGGGGGATTAAAACTGTTGGTCAATTACGACAGTTGTCGATAAATTTGCTCTCATCACTCTTTGGTAAAGCAGGAGAAAGGTTATATTATCTGTCCCGGGGAATAGACAGACGGAGTGTCGAGGTTAATAATGAGTTGAAATCTATTAGTTATGAGGAAACATTTCAGGATGATCTAAGTGATAAGCACAGGCTGTATGCCCGTTTAGCGGTTATGTCTTCTAAAATAGCCAGGCGACTCAGGATGTATAGTCTTCAGGGAAGTACAGTTTCTATAAAGGTACGTTATGGTGATTTCAGGACATATACCAGACGACTGACCATGGCTGTACCTACATCTGCCGATGATACAATATATTCTACAGCTAAGAGACTGCTTAATAAAGAAGGATTGTTAAATAAACCTATTAGATTACTTGGGGTTGGAGTCAGCAATTTTTCTACCGGGGATAAGAAACAACTCTCACTTTTTTCTGATAGAATTAAAGAAGAAAAGCTCTCCAGAACTATTGATGGGATAAAAGATCGTTATGGTGATAGTATTATTAAAAAAGCCAGAAATCTGGAGTAA
- a CDS encoding M16 family metallopeptidase, with amino-acid sequence MRKRRMINVFIVTVLLLITIRGLSLAAEINGEIADLEFDYTYSKLDNGLEIYVFEDHTVPLVNFSLWYKVGAFHEKEGITGISHLLEHIMFLGTNTLEKDQIHKLVKTAGGSNNAGTNYEYTVYYEEDLPSSKLELAMAIEADRMRNLKIDKAEFLREKEVVKQERRMRVENDFFQSSMEEIMAIAFKKSPLHHQIVGWMEDIDNITVEQLRDYYKMYYAPNNAIMAVSGDVDPQEVLLMAEKYYGNYQAKEIDKPKLITEEQQEERVIKLSRPTRVPYIVMLYKIPEGNHQDMVAINVLLDILVNNSTSRVTKELEQRKQLILAAGARASSYSIPGFAQVILVPTSTDEIESVQKAFEDELEKLINNGVSEEEIEIVKRKVLKTNVFASRDMTDLTNLLISDVIKFNNPEQYNKEIKLLNQLSSKDIVQVAEKYFVKNKRTVGYIIPDNQ; translated from the coding sequence GTGAGAAAAAGAAGAATGATAAATGTATTTATCGTCACTGTATTACTGTTGATTACTATAAGAGGGTTAAGCTTAGCGGCTGAGATAAATGGAGAAATAGCTGATCTTGAGTTTGATTATACTTATAGTAAACTTGACAATGGTTTAGAGATTTATGTTTTTGAGGATCATACAGTACCACTGGTTAATTTTAGCCTCTGGTATAAGGTTGGAGCATTTCATGAGAAAGAGGGTATAACTGGTATATCACATCTGCTGGAACATATTATGTTTCTGGGAACAAATACACTAGAAAAGGATCAAATTCATAAATTGGTTAAGACAGCGGGTGGTAGTAATAACGCAGGGACTAATTATGAGTATACAGTATATTATGAAGAAGATCTCCCTTCTAGTAAACTGGAACTGGCAATGGCTATAGAGGCAGATAGAATGAGGAATTTAAAAATAGATAAAGCTGAATTTCTCAGGGAAAAGGAAGTTGTTAAACAGGAAAGGCGTATGAGGGTTGAAAATGATTTCTTTCAGTCTTCAATGGAAGAGATTATGGCTATTGCTTTTAAAAAGTCTCCCCTACACCATCAAATAGTAGGTTGGATGGAAGATATAGACAATATTACAGTTGAACAGCTGCGTGATTATTATAAGATGTATTATGCACCAAATAATGCAATTATGGCTGTTTCAGGGGATGTTGATCCCCAAGAGGTTTTATTAATGGCCGAAAAATACTATGGGAATTATCAGGCAAAAGAGATTGATAAACCAAAGTTAATTACTGAAGAGCAGCAAGAAGAACGGGTTATTAAATTAAGTAGACCTACCCGGGTACCTTATATTGTAATGTTATATAAAATACCAGAGGGAAATCATCAGGATATGGTGGCGATAAATGTTTTGCTGGACATTCTTGTTAATAATTCAACATCAAGGGTCACTAAAGAACTCGAACAGAGAAAACAACTTATTCTAGCTGCTGGTGCCAGGGCAAGCTCATATTCTATCCCTGGTTTTGCCCAGGTGATATTAGTGCCGACCAGCACAGATGAAATAGAGTCTGTTCAGAAGGCCTTTGAGGATGAACTTGAGAAACTGATAAATAATGGTGTTAGTGAAGAGGAAATAGAGATAGTTAAAAGAAAGGTTTTAAAAACAAATGTCTTTGCCAGTCGAGATATGACTGATCTTACTAATCTGCTTATAAGTGATGTTATTAAATTTAATAATCCTGAGCAATATAATAAAGAAATAAAACTACTTAATCAACTAAGCAGTAAGGATATCGTTCAGGTAGCAGAGAAATATTTTGTTAAAAATAAAAGAACGGTAGGTTATATTATACCTGATAATCAATAA
- a CDS encoding M16 family metallopeptidase, with protein sequence MKSKIIILSFCLLGLQLIVLGNISAQVEFSQELFEELAENTNEIPWIKIPDYEKIVLDNGMTVYLAEDHEMPVVQIFGYIKGGISQETIELAGISQFLVRMMNTGTKNYSEEEFAYYKERYGINFSVYGSNDYFGYRGNALISDQEELIKLAAEVLQNPSFDTPYYQRTKYFLYNNYQQTKADDDYLAAVNFYKNLYKDHPYAYSSDVDLLLSTLNNITPASLEEFHKQNFTPSNLILGLVGDIDIAEIKKMVKDYFADWQGPEVVLQEAELKPTPDNWGKIILIDKPDATQARIKMGYLFKDNSFSEKVVFDIANSVFGGGDFESRLMEKLRSEMGYVYNIGSYVKYNKLAGDFIIDTNVRPQKACETIEMVKGIMNSIKDGSQAIKDKEVYKIINRWNAHYPQNYRYIEDVFISIIYNIELMNRDVDYINKYVEEYNKVNGQQAQEVFVKYTYPERFLTVIVGKKEDILPAFKEKCIDVEVVSIN encoded by the coding sequence ATGAAGAGTAAGATTATTATTCTGAGTTTTTGTCTACTTGGATTGCAGCTTATTGTGTTAGGCAATATTTCGGCTCAGGTGGAATTTAGTCAGGAATTATTTGAGGAACTTGCTGAGAACACCAATGAAATTCCCTGGATAAAAATTCCTGACTATGAGAAAATAGTTCTGGATAATGGTATGACGGTTTACCTGGCTGAAGACCATGAAATGCCTGTGGTGCAGATTTTTGGTTATATTAAGGGTGGAATCAGTCAGGAAACAATAGAGCTAGCCGGAATATCTCAATTCTTGGTTAGAATGATGAATACAGGTACGAAAAACTACAGTGAAGAGGAATTTGCTTATTATAAAGAGCGTTATGGGATTAACTTTAGTGTTTACGGCAGTAATGATTATTTTGGATATAGGGGAAATGCACTTATTTCTGACCAGGAGGAATTGATAAAATTAGCTGCTGAGGTTTTACAAAATCCCAGCTTTGATACACCATATTATCAGCGGACAAAATATTTTTTATATAATAATTATCAGCAGACCAAGGCTGATGATGATTATTTGGCAGCAGTAAATTTCTACAAAAATCTTTATAAAGACCATCCCTACGCATATAGTAGTGATGTTGATTTATTATTATCAACTCTGAATAATATTACTCCTGCTAGTCTGGAGGAATTTCACAAACAAAATTTCACCCCCTCTAATCTTATACTTGGGTTGGTAGGTGATATAGATATTGCGGAAATAAAGAAGATGGTTAAAGATTATTTTGCTGACTGGCAGGGTCCAGAGGTGGTTTTACAGGAAGCAGAACTCAAACCAACTCCAGATAACTGGGGCAAAATAATTTTAATTGATAAACCTGATGCTACACAGGCTAGGATAAAGATGGGTTATCTCTTTAAGGATAATAGTTTTTCAGAAAAAGTGGTTTTTGATATTGCCAATAGTGTTTTTGGTGGAGGAGATTTTGAAAGCCGTCTGATGGAAAAACTGCGGTCTGAAATGGGTTATGTATATAATATAGGTTCTTATGTAAAGTATAATAAACTTGCTGGAGATTTTATAATTGATACCAATGTAAGGCCCCAAAAAGCCTGTGAAACGATTGAGATGGTCAAAGGTATTATGAATTCTATAAAAGATGGGAGTCAGGCAATAAAGGATAAAGAAGTTTATAAGATAATAAATAGGTGGAATGCACATTATCCTCAAAATTATCGATATATTGAAGATGTCTTTATTTCTATTATCTATAATATTGAGCTGATGAATAGGGATGTTGATTATATTAATAAATATGTTGAGGAATATAATAAGGTGAATGGTCAACAGGCCCAGGAGGTTTTTGTAAAATATACCTATCCAGAGAGGTTTTTAACAGTAATAGTTGGTAAAAAAGAAGATATTTTACCTGCTTTTAAAGAAAAGTGTATTGATGTAGAAGTAGTGAGTATTAATTAG